A region of the Curtobacterium flaccumfaciens pv. betae genome:
CGCGGTGCACGGCGGCGAGCGGCACCGAGGTGTGGAACGCCAGCGAGGCCAGGATCGCGGCCTTCTGCGCGGCGTCGTAGCCCTCGACGTCGGCGGTCGGGTCTGCCTCGGCGTACCCGAGCTCCGTCGCGGTGGCCAGTGCGTCCTCGAACGTGGAGCCCTTGCGGTCCATCAGGTCGAGGATGAAGTTCGTGGTGCCGTTGACGATGCCCATGATCCGGACGATGCGGTCACCGGCGAGCGAGTCGTGCAGCGGACGGATGATCGGGATCGCCCCGGCCACGGCGGCCTCGTAGTAGAGCTGCGCGCCGACCTGCTCGGCCGCGGCGAAGAGCTCCGGGCCGTGGGTCGCGAGCAGCGCCTTGTTGCCGGTGACGACGTCCGCGCCGGACTGCAGGGCCTGGAGCACGAGGGTGCGCGCCGGCTCGATCCCGCCGATGAGCTCGACGACGATGTCCGCGCCGAGGATGAGCGATGCAGCGTCCGTGGTGAAGAGCTCCGCCGGCAGGTCGACGTCACGCTGCGCGTCCACGTCGCGCACGGCGATCCCGACCAGCTCCAGCCCGGCACCGGCGCGCGAGGCCAGCTCGTCGCCGTGCTCGAGGAGCAGTCGCGCGACCTGGGAACCGACCGAGCCGGCCCCGAGCAGCGCGACACGGACGTTGCGGTATTCGATCATCTGGTAGCGGTTCCTGTCGGTGGGGGTGCGCCCTGCGGGGTGGGCGGACCCGGTCGGGTCGGGGGTCAGCGGCCGGTGCCATCGGCGGGCACGGCGGCGACCCCGGTGTCACGGGCGAGGAGGTCGTCGATCGTCTCGCCCCGCACGAGGATACGGGCTGCGCCGTCCGCGACGGCGACGACCGGCGGGCGGCCCACGTGGTTGTAGTTGCTCGACAGCGCCCAGCAGTAGGCACCGGTGGCCGCCACGGCCAGCAGGTCGCCGCGCTGCACGTCGCCGGGCAGGTACTCGTCGTCCACCACGACGTCGCCGCTCTCGCAGTGCTTGCCGACGACGCGGCTCAGCACCGGCGGGGCGTCGGAGGTGCGGGCGAGCCGGGCCGTGTAGTCGGCGCCGTACAGGGCGGGACGGATGTTGTCGCTCATCCCGCCGTCGACCGAGACGTACGTGCGGGTCGCGCTGCCGCCGTCGTCGGTCTCGAGCGTGACCGGCTTGATCGTGCCGACGCGGTAGAGCGTCACCCCGGGCGGGCCGACGATGTAGCGGCCCGGCTCGACGGCGATGTCCGGCACCGGGATGCCGCGCTCGGCGCAGGCCTCGCCGATGATCGTGGCCAGTGCGTCGGCGACGTCCTCGGGGGCGAAGGCCGAGTCGGCCTCCGTGTAGTCGATGCCCCAGCCGCCGCCGAGGTTCAGCTCGGGCACCGGACCGGAGGCCACGAGCGTCGCGTGCACGTCCATCAGTCGGCGTGCGGCCTCGCGGAAGCCAGCGTCGTCGAAGATCTGCGAACCGATGTGCGAGTGCAGCCCGACGAAGGCGAGCGAGGGCTCGGCGCGGACGGCTGCCGCGGCCTCGACGGCCTCGGACAGCGGGATGCCGAACTTCTGGTCCTCGCGAGCGGTCGCCAGGTACTCGTGCGTGGACGCGTGCACGCCGGTGTTGATCCGGATGCGGACGCGCTGCACGACCCCGGCGTCGGCGGCGGCACGGGCGACTCGCTGCACCTCTTCGTGGCTGTCGAGCACGATCGTGCCGATGCCGACCTCGACCGCGCGGGTGATCTCGGCGTCGGACTTGTCGTTGCCGTGGAAGCCGAGCCGGCCGGGGTCGATGCCGCCGGCCAGGGCGACCGCGAGCTCACCTGCGGTGCAGACGTCCACGCGCAGGTCGGCCTCGGCCATCCACGCGACGACCTGCGTCGTCAGGAAGGCCTTGCCGGCGTAGTAGACGTGCGCGTGGCTGCCGATGCGCTCGAACGCCTCGGCGAACGCGTTCCGCACGCGGACGGCGCGGGACTGGACATCACGCTCGTCGACGACGTACAGGGGCGTGCCGAACTGCGCGACCAGGTCCGTCGCGCTGATGCCGCCGATCGCCAGGGTGCCGTCGTCGGTCCGCGTCGCGGACGCGGGCCAGATGCGGTCCACCAGTTCGGAGGCGTCCGTCGGGAACCGCAGCCGCGGCGGTGCAAGGGGGTTCTCGCTCACGGGACCCGATCCTACCGACGCGAGCCGTTCCTCCAGGCCGCGTTACGCACCCGTCTGCTCAGCCGCAGCTGCCGACGGTCCGCAGGCCGTCCTCGTTGAGCGGCAGCGCGTCCGCGGTGATCCGGACCGTCGCGTCCGACTTCGACACGTCGAGCGAGCGCACCCGCAGCGCCTCGGGCAGGAACTGCGCGGTGCAGACCTGCACCGGGACACCGGTGACACCCGGGATCGAGTCGACCTTGAGGCCGAGGTCGGAGTTCGTGATCCGGACGCTCTCCGGGGTGATGGTGATGCCGCGGCCGTCGTCCTGCGCGTCGACGGCGCCCTTCGCCGCGTAGGTGATGTCGTAGCCGAGCACCGACGACGACCCGGTGAGTTCGACTCCGCCGTCGACCAGGTTCAGCCGGTCGAACAGCGGGCTGTACTTCGCCAGGTCCTTGACGCTCGACGACGCCAGGGTGACGGTGCCGTCGACGTCGCGGACGTCGCCCTTGCCGTCCACCGGGACGTCCTGAGCGGTGACGTCGGCGGCGAGCGGGATGCCGTCGACCGTGAGCTTCGCCGAGGAGATCTCGACGCGGTCGAGGGTGCCGCTGATGAGCTGCGGGATGACGATGCCCTCGGCGTGGGCGTCGACCTCGCCGGTCGTGCCTTCCGGCAGCGACTGCTCGACCTGCTGGGCGATGATCCGGTCGACGACGCCGCGCAGCACGAACTCGGCGATCACGACGAGGGCGGCGAGCACGACGACGACCACGAGCAGGACGACGGGCCAGCGGCGGCGCGTGGTGGGGCGTTCGGTGGCTGCGGGCATGCGTCCTACCCTGCCAGTCCGGTCTGCGGCCGAGCTGCGGCCGGGCTGCAAAACACCGGTGTTCGCGCTCGGCACCGCGGAATGCGGGTGTTCGGTGCGCGAACACCGGTGTTTTGCGGAAGGAGTACCGCTACATGCGGGACGGCGCCGACACGCCGAGCAGGCCGAGGCCGTTGCGGACGACCTGCCCGGTGGCGTCGTTCAGCCACAGGCGCGTGCGGTGCAGGTCGGTCACGGGCTCGTCGCCGAGGGGCGAGACACGGCAGGAGTCGTACCAGCGGTGGTACAGGCCGGCCAGCTGCTCGATGTACCGCGCGATGCGGTGCGGCTCGCGCAGCTCGGCGGCGTGCCGGACCACCCGCGGGTACTCGGCGAGGGCTCCGAGGAGCGCGCTCTCGGACTCGTGGGTCAGCAGCGACGCGTCGAACACGGACCGGTCGACCCCGGCCGCCGCGGCGTTCCGGGCCACCGACTGCGTGCGTGCGTGGGCGTACTGCACGTAGAAGACGGGGTTGTCGTTCGTGCGCTTCGTGAGCAGGTCGAGGTCGATGTCGATCGCGGTGTCGCTGGCGAACCGGACCAGGGCGTACCGGCCGGCGTCGACACCCACGGCGTCGACGAGGTCCTCCATCGTGACGATGGTGCCGTTGCGCTTCGACATGCGCATCGGTTCGCCGTCCTTGAGCAGGTTGACCATCTGCCCGATCAGGATCTCGAGGTTCTTGCCCGGCTCGTCCCCGAACGCGGCGCACATCGCCATCATCCGGCCGACGTAGCCGTGGTGGTCGGCGCCGAGCATGATCAGGTTCCGCTCGAACCCGCGCTCGCGCTTGTCGAGGTAGTAGGCCAGGTCGCCGGCGATGTACGCGGGCTCACCGTCCGACTTGATGACGACGCGGTCGCGGTCGTCGCCAAAGTCGGTCGTGCGGAGCCACTCGGCACCCTCGGCCTCGTACATCACGCCGGCCGACCGCAGTCGGGCGATGGCACGCTCGACGGCCTTCGACTCGTGCAGGGCGTTCTCGTGGAAGTAGACGTCGAAGTCGACGCCGAAGTCGTGCAGCGACGACTTGATGTCCGCGAACATGAAGTCGACGCCCTCGCGACGGAAGAGCTCCTGCGCCTCGTCGCGCGGCAGGTCGCGGACGTCGATGCCCGGCTCGAGGGTCGCGATGACCCGTGCGGCGATCTCGGCGATGTAGGCGCCGCCGTAGCCGTCCTCGGGCGTGGGCTCACCGAGTGCGCTGGCGACGAGGGAGCGGGCGAACCGGTCGATCTGCGCGCCGTGGTCGTTGAAGTAGTACTCGCGGGTGACGAGCCCGCCCTGCGCCTGGAACACGCGGGCCAGGCTGTCGCCGACTGCGGCCCACCGCACGCCGCCCATGTGGATCGGGCCGGTGGGGTTGGCGGAGACGAACTCCAGGTTGATCCGGACGCCGTCGTACAGGTCGCCGGTGCCGAAGGACTCGCCGCCGTCCACGATGGTGCGCGCGATCTCACCCGCGGCGGCGGCCTCGAGCGTGATGTTGATGAAGCCGGGGCCGGCGACGTCGACCGAGTCCACACCGTCGAGCTCGGTCAGCTCGCCGGCGATCTCGGTCGCGAGCTCGCGCGGGTTCGTGCCGAGCCGCTTCGCGAGCTGCATGGCGGCGTTCGAGGCCCAGTCGCCGTGGGCGCGGTTCTTCGGACGCTCGAGCACCACGTGGGACTCCTCGATCGTCACGGTCTCGGACGCGCCTCGGCGCTCGACGATCCCGGTCAGGATCGACAGGTACGCGGCGGAGAGTTCGGCAGGAGTCACGAGGACCGATCCTACCGGGACGCCCAGGTCCGCACCGGTCGATGCAGCATCATGTCGGGATGACCCCCCGCAGCCGTGCCCGGGCGCTCACCGTCGCCACCCTCACCACCGCAGCAGCCGTCGTGCTCGCCGGGTGCTCGGGCGGCGGGGACAGCACCCCGTCGGCCACCGCGACCCCGGCGGGCAAGCCGGTGTCCGAGACCTGCGCGGAGCTCCTGCCGACCAGCGCGCTGTCGGTGTACGGGCAGACCTTCGAGCTCGACGACTCCTTCACCCCCGCGAAGGGCTCCCCCGCTGCGACCATCGCGAAGCAGCAGGGTCGCGTGTGCCGGTTCGTCAGCACCGACGCGGACGCCACGGCGATCACGCTCGCGGTCGCCGACCTGCCTGAGAAGTCGCTCACCAACCTGAAGGACGCCCTGTACGAGCGGGGCGGGTCCGTCCCCACCTACCGCGTGGAGGGGTACTTCGCCCTGAGCGGCGACGTCGGCCGCGCCGATGCCTTCGCCGACCCGTACTGGATCACCGCGCAGTCGACGCTGTTCACCGAGCCGGGCGGGGCGCAGCCCGTCGTCGACGCGGTGCGGGCTGCGCTGCAGCCGTCCGCGTCGGCCACGGCCACGCCCGCGGGCTGACCCGCGCTGCGGCCGCGCACGGTGCGAGGCCGCCGTCCGGTGCGAGGTTGCGCACGTGGTGCGCGGCTCGCAACGCTGCACGGAATGCGGAACCTCGCACGGGAACGCGACGCTCGCACGGTGCGGACGGGAGGCCCGTGGCGGGCCCGCACCGCGCCTCCAAGCCGGCGGCGGCCACGCACGGTGCGAGGCCGCCGTCCGGTGCGAGGTTGCGCACGTGGTGCGCGGCTCGCAACGCTGCACGGAATGCGGAACCTCGCACGGGAACGCGACGCTCGCACGGTGCGGACGGGAGGCCCGTGGCGGGCCCGCACCGCGCCTCCAGGCCGCCCGTCGTGACGTCCACGGCGCGACACGCGCTGTCCAGGACCACCCGCCGGACCTGCTACGGTTGTTGACACCCCTTGGCCCCCATAGCTCAGGGGATAGAGCACTGCCCTCCGGAGGCAGGGGCGGAGGTTCGAATCCTCCTGGGGGCACAGTCACATTTCCGCGCAAGCAGTTGTCTTCGCTTCGCTCAGTCAGCTGCGCGCGATGTCGCCTGCGGCGACCTCTCCCCGTTGAGACTCCTCCGGGTTCTTCGCCGGTCTCGCGGCTGGGTGCCTCGACGGCGTGCTACGCGCCTGCCCGGTAGCGTTCGGGCATGACGATGACGTTCCCGGCGCCCGGAGTCCACGCGCTGCGGGGCGGACCCGTGCTCCGGTGGGGTGTGATCGGCCCCGGGGAGATCGCGAACGACTTCACGACGACGCTGCACGCGAACTCCGACCAGCGCGTCGTCGCCGTGGGCTCCCGCTCCCCCGAGCGTGCCGCGGCCTTCGCCGCCCGCCACGGCGTACCCGGGGTGCACGGCTCGTACGAGGCCCTCGTGGCGGACCCCGCCGTCGACGTGGTCTACGTCGCCTCGCCGCACCCGCAGCACCTCGGGCACGCACTGCTCGCGATCGCCGCCGGCAAGCACGTGCTCGTCGAGAAGCCGATGACGACCTCGGCGGCGGACACCCGCACCCTCGCCGACGCCGCACGGGCCGCGGGTGTCCTCGCGATGGAGGCGATGTGGACCCGGTACCTGCCGGGCACCACCGTCGTCGCGCGTCTGCTCGCGGACGGGGTCCTCGGTGACGTCCGCCTCGCGACGGTCGACGTCGGGTGGCCGCACGACCCGGACCCGGCCGACCGGATGTTCGACCCCGCCGCCGGAGGGGGTGCCCTCCTCGACGCCGGTGTGTACGGGCACTGGTTCGCACGCTTCGCCACCGGCGCCCCGGTGACCAGCAGCACGACGGGGGCGGTCTCGGATCGCGGGGTGGACCTCCAGTCCGTCACGGTGTCGACGGCGGAGGGTGGCGCGCAGTCGGTGGTGACCACGTCGATGACGGCGTGGACGCCGGGGCTGGCGGTGATCGCCGGGAGCCGGGCCACGGTCCGGTACACCGACCACTTCGTGTTCCCCGCGTCGTTCGCGGTGCACCACCCGGGTGCAGAGGACCACTGGGAGGAGCCGACGGGGCTGCGGGGCCGTCATGGACTCGTGTGGCAGGCGGCGGCGCTCGCGCAGTACGTGGCTGATGGCCGGACGGAGTCGCCGGTGCACTCGCTGGACGACTCGATCGGGGTCGCGGCGGCGCTCGACGCGGCACGTGCGGCACTCGAGCCGACCGGTGCGGCACCGTCCGTTCCCGAGCAGGACACCTCGACCCTCTAGGATCACGGGCCGGTCGTCCCGCACGCGACCGGGAAGAGGCCTCGATGACCATCGGCACCGGGAACGCGCAGCTCGAACTCGCCCGCGGCGGCGACGCACCCGCCCCACGGACCCTGTTCGACGTCCTGGCGGCGACCGCGGCGACCCACCCGGACGCAACCGCCCTCGAGGACCCCGCCGGCAGCGTCGACTACGCCGCCCTGCTCGACCTCGTGCGCGCGCAGGCCGACGACCTGGCCCGCCGCGGTGTCCGACGGGGCGACCGGGTCGGGGTGCGGATCCCCTCCGGCGGGCGTGACCTGTACCTGTCGATCCTCGCCGTCCTCGCCGCCGGAGCCGCGTACGTGCCCGTCGATGCCGACGACCCCGAGGAGCGCGCCACCCTGGTGTTCGGCGAGGCCGGTGTCGTCGGGGTGATCGGCGCGGGCGGTGTCCTGCGTGACCGCAACGGCACGGAGCTGCCGGTGACGGACCCTGCGGCGAGCGCCGAACTCCCCCGGGAGACCGACGACGCGTGGATCATCTTCACGTCCGGGTCGACCGGGGTGCCGAAGGGTGTGGCGGTCACGCACCGCAGTGCTGCGGCGTTCGTGGACGCCGAGGCGCGGATGTTCCTGCAGGCGGCGCCGATCGGTCCGGGTGACCGGGTGCTGGCGGGGCTGAGCGTGGCGTTCGACGCGTCGTGCGAGGAGATGTGGTTGGCGTGGGGGCACGGTGCCGCGTTGGTGCCGGCGCCCCGGTCGTTGGTGCGGACGGGGGTGGACCTGGGGCCGTGGCTGATCGCGCACACGATCACGGTGGTGTCGACGGTGCCGACGCTGGCGGCATTGTGGCCGGACGATGCGCTGGAGCAGGTGCGGCTGGTGATCTTCGGTGGTGAGGCGTGCCCGCCGGAGTTGGCGGCGCGCATCGCGAGTCGTGACCGTGAGGTGTGGAACACGTACGGGCCGACCGAGGCGACGGTGGTGGCGTGCGGGTCCCTGCTCGACGGGAGCCAGCCGATCCGGATCGGGTTGCCGCTGGACGGGTGGGACCTCGCCGTGGTGGACGGTGCCGGACAACGGGTGGAGCCGGGCGGCGTCGGTGAGCTCGTGATCGGCGGGGTCGGGCTGGGGCGGTACCTCGACCCGGCGAAGGACGCGGAGAAGTACGCGCCGTTCCCGGAGCTCGGGTGGGAGCGGGCGTACCGGAGCGGGGACCTGGTGCGGTACGAGCCCGAGGGGCTGGTGTTCCAGGGGCGTGCGGACGACCAGGTGAAGCTCGGTGGCCGGCGGATCGAGCTCGGGGAGATCGATGCGGCGCTGCAGGCCCTGGACGACGTGGCGGGTGGTGCCGCGGTGGTGCAGCGGACCCCGGCGGGCAACCAGGTGCTGGTCGGGTACGTGGCCCCGGTGGCCGGGGCGACGGTGGACGTGGCCGCGGCGAACGCCCGGTTGCGGCAGGAGCTGCCGGCGGCGCTGGTGCCGTTGGTGGCCGTGGTGGAGTCGCTGCCGACGCGGACGTCGGGCAAGGTCGACCGTGCGGCGCTGCCGTGGCCGTTGCCGGGCGCCTCGGACGCGGCGATGCTGCCGGACACGGTGGCGTGGATCGCCGAGCGGTGGTCGGCGATCCTGGGGGTGCCGGTGGCGAGCGTCGACGACGACTTCTTCGCGCACGGCGGTGGGTCGTTGACGGCGGCGCAGCTGGTGTCGGCCATCCGGGAGCGGTTCCCGACGACGACGGTGGCGGACGTGTACGACCACCCGCGGATCGGGGCGTTGGCGGCGGCGCTGGACGAGTCCGGCCCGGTTGAGGCGTCGTCGCGTGACGTCACGCCGGTGCCTCCGGCGACGGGGTTGCTGATGACGCTGCTCGGGCTGCCGGTGCAGGTGCTCCGGGGGTTGCGGGTGCTGACGTGGACGGCCCTGGTGGCTGCGGTGCTGCACGCGACGACGCTGCCGTTCCTGCCGGTGCTGCCCTGGCCGGTGCTGGTGCTGGCGCTCCTGGTGTTCGTGACGCCGATCGGCAAGATGGCGCTGACGGTGGTGCTGGCGCGGCTGCTGCTCGCCGGGGTCCGGCCGGGGTCGTACCCCCGCGGTGGTTCGGTGCACCTGCGGGTGTGGTTGGCCGAGCGCATCGCCGAGGCGGTCGACGGCCCGTCGACGGCGGGTGCCCCGTGGATCAGCTACTACGCCCGGGCGCTCGGTGCGCGGATCGGCCGGGACGTCGACCTGCACACGTTGCCGCCGGTGACGGGGATGCTCACGATCGGCAAGCGTGCGTCGATCGAGCCCGAGGTCGACCTGGCCGGGCACTGGCTCGACGGCGACGTGTTCCACCTGGGGCACGTCCGTGTCGACGAGGACGCCGTGGTGCGCAGCCGGACGACGCTGCTGCCGGGGGCGCACGTCGGTGCGGGTGCCGAGATCACGGCGGGTTCCGCCGTCGGCGGCCCGGTGCCCGCTGGCGAACGCTGGGCGGGGGCACCGGCGGAGCGCACCGGGTCGGCTCGTGACGACCGGGAGGCCCGTCCCGCGACCCGTCGACGCTGGCTGCTGGCGTACGGGGCCGGGTCCCTGGCCGTGGCCGGGTTGCCGGTGGTCGGTGTCGCGGTCGGACTGCTGGTCGCCTTCGCCCTGGTCGGGCGGGCGTCGACCCTGGGCGACGCGCTGCTCCGTGCGCTGGTGACGGTCCCCCTGGCGACGGTCGTCGCCGGTGCGGTGTACGCGCTGCTGGTGGTGGTCGCGGTGCGGCTGCTCGGCATCGGGCTGCACGAGGGGCGGCACCCGGTGCGCTCCCGGATCGGCTGGCAGGTGTGGTCGACCGAGCGGGTGCTCGACGCGGCGCGCACCCTGCTGTTCCCGCTGTACGCCTCGCTCGTGACGCCGGTGTGGCTGCGGCTGCTCGGTGCCCGGGTCGGTCGGGACACCGAGATCTCGACGGTGCTGCTCATCCCGGCGTTGACGCAGATCGCGTCGGGGGCGTTCCTGGCCGACGACACGATGGTGGCGACGTACGAGCTCGGCGGCGGTCGGGTGCGGATCGGTCGTTCGAAGGTCGGCCGTCGTGCGTTCCTCGGCAACAGCGGGATGACGGGTGCCGGACGCTCGGTGCCGCGCGAGGCCCTGGTGGCGGTGCTGTCCGCGGTGCCGAAGAAGGCCAAGCG
Encoded here:
- the argS gene encoding arginine--tRNA ligase; this encodes MTPAELSAAYLSILTGIVERRGASETVTIEESHVVLERPKNRAHGDWASNAAMQLAKRLGTNPRELATEIAGELTELDGVDSVDVAGPGFINITLEAAAAGEIARTIVDGGESFGTGDLYDGVRINLEFVSANPTGPIHMGGVRWAAVGDSLARVFQAQGGLVTREYYFNDHGAQIDRFARSLVASALGEPTPEDGYGGAYIAEIAARVIATLEPGIDVRDLPRDEAQELFRREGVDFMFADIKSSLHDFGVDFDVYFHENALHESKAVERAIARLRSAGVMYEAEGAEWLRTTDFGDDRDRVVIKSDGEPAYIAGDLAYYLDKRERGFERNLIMLGADHHGYVGRMMAMCAAFGDEPGKNLEILIGQMVNLLKDGEPMRMSKRNGTIVTMEDLVDAVGVDAGRYALVRFASDTAIDIDLDLLTKRTNDNPVFYVQYAHARTQSVARNAAAAGVDRSVFDASLLTHESESALLGALAEYPRVVRHAAELREPHRIARYIEQLAGLYHRWYDSCRVSPLGDEPVTDLHRTRLWLNDATGQVVRNGLGLLGVSAPSRM
- a CDS encoding homoserine dehydrogenase, whose translation is MIEYRNVRVALLGAGSVGSQVARLLLEHGDELASRAGAGLELVGIAVRDVDAQRDVDLPAELFTTDAASLILGADIVVELIGGIEPARTLVLQALQSGADVVTGNKALLATHGPELFAAAEQVGAQLYYEAAVAGAIPIIRPLHDSLAGDRIVRIMGIVNGTTNFILDLMDRKGSTFEDALATATELGYAEADPTADVEGYDAAQKAAILASLAFHTSVPLAAVHREGITHVTIDQVRAARKAGYVVKILATAERLTDEDGREGVSARVYPALVPESHPLASVHGAKNAVFVEAEAAGDLMFYGAGAGGVETASAVLGDLVSAARRHVIGGPGVAESTQSELPVFPIGTVRTSYQITLHVTDAPGVLSTVAGVLAKHGVSVETVEQTTTGAAEGTATLVIGTHLAREADLADTVVALRGEDVVLDVTSVLRVVGR
- a CDS encoding DUF2993 domain-containing protein, translating into MPAATERPTTRRRWPVVLLVVVVVLAALVVIAEFVLRGVVDRIIAQQVEQSLPEGTTGEVDAHAEGIVIPQLISGTLDRVEISSAKLTVDGIPLAADVTAQDVPVDGKGDVRDVDGTVTLASSSVKDLAKYSPLFDRLNLVDGGVELTGSSSVLGYDITYAAKGAVDAQDDGRGITITPESVRITNSDLGLKVDSIPGVTGVPVQVCTAQFLPEALRVRSLDVSKSDATVRITADALPLNEDGLRTVGSCG
- a CDS encoding Gfo/Idh/MocA family protein encodes the protein MTMTFPAPGVHALRGGPVLRWGVIGPGEIANDFTTTLHANSDQRVVAVGSRSPERAAAFAARHGVPGVHGSYEALVADPAVDVVYVASPHPQHLGHALLAIAAGKHVLVEKPMTTSAADTRTLADAARAAGVLAMEAMWTRYLPGTTVVARLLADGVLGDVRLATVDVGWPHDPDPADRMFDPAAGGGALLDAGVYGHWFARFATGAPVTSSTTGAVSDRGVDLQSVTVSTAEGGAQSVVTTSMTAWTPGLAVIAGSRATVRYTDHFVFPASFAVHHPGAEDHWEEPTGLRGRHGLVWQAAALAQYVADGRTESPVHSLDDSIGVAAALDAARAALEPTGAAPSVPEQDTSTL
- a CDS encoding Pls/PosA family non-ribosomal peptide synthetase, giving the protein MTIGTGNAQLELARGGDAPAPRTLFDVLAATAATHPDATALEDPAGSVDYAALLDLVRAQADDLARRGVRRGDRVGVRIPSGGRDLYLSILAVLAAGAAYVPVDADDPEERATLVFGEAGVVGVIGAGGVLRDRNGTELPVTDPAASAELPRETDDAWIIFTSGSTGVPKGVAVTHRSAAAFVDAEARMFLQAAPIGPGDRVLAGLSVAFDASCEEMWLAWGHGAALVPAPRSLVRTGVDLGPWLIAHTITVVSTVPTLAALWPDDALEQVRLVIFGGEACPPELAARIASRDREVWNTYGPTEATVVACGSLLDGSQPIRIGLPLDGWDLAVVDGAGQRVEPGGVGELVIGGVGLGRYLDPAKDAEKYAPFPELGWERAYRSGDLVRYEPEGLVFQGRADDQVKLGGRRIELGEIDAALQALDDVAGGAAVVQRTPAGNQVLVGYVAPVAGATVDVAAANARLRQELPAALVPLVAVVESLPTRTSGKVDRAALPWPLPGASDAAMLPDTVAWIAERWSAILGVPVASVDDDFFAHGGGSLTAAQLVSAIRERFPTTTVADVYDHPRIGALAAALDESGPVEASSRDVTPVPPATGLLMTLLGLPVQVLRGLRVLTWTALVAAVLHATTLPFLPVLPWPVLVLALLVFVTPIGKMALTVVLARLLLAGVRPGSYPRGGSVHLRVWLAERIAEAVDGPSTAGAPWISYYARALGARIGRDVDLHTLPPVTGMLTIGKRASIEPEVDLAGHWLDGDVFHLGHVRVDEDAVVRSRTTLLPGAHVGAGAEITAGSAVGGPVPAGERWAGAPAERTGSARDDREARPATRRRWLLAYGAGSLAVAGLPVVGVAVGLLVAFALVGRASTLGDALLRALVTVPLATVVAGAVYALLVVVAVRLLGIGLHEGRHPVRSRIGWQVWSTERVLDAARTLLFPLYASLVTPVWLRLLGARVGRDTEISTVLLIPALTQIASGAFLADDTMVATYELGGGRVRIGRSKVGRRAFLGNSGMTGAGRSVPREALVAVLSAVPKKAKRGSSWLGSPPVRLRRAATEFDEARTFRPSRRLKVARGCWELLRLVAPMVSAAIALGVAGALLALWSAVGIGWTVLLAGPVLIAAGAVAAVVSTIAKWAFVGRITAREHPLWSSFVWRNEVQDTFVETVARPWFAEQATGTPALAVWLRSLGATIGRGTWLETYWLPEADLVTIGSGASVARGTVVQTHLFHDRVMQLDTVRIDAGATLGPHSVVLPAAGIGAGATVGPSSLVMRGEQVPTGSRWSGNPIAPWTSAAPSVTAPPAP
- the lysA gene encoding diaminopimelate decarboxylase, translating into MSENPLAPPRLRFPTDASELVDRIWPASATRTDDGTLAIGGISATDLVAQFGTPLYVVDERDVQSRAVRVRNAFAEAFERIGSHAHVYYAGKAFLTTQVVAWMAEADLRVDVCTAGELAVALAGGIDPGRLGFHGNDKSDAEITRAVEVGIGTIVLDSHEEVQRVARAAADAGVVQRVRIRINTGVHASTHEYLATAREDQKFGIPLSEAVEAAAAVRAEPSLAFVGLHSHIGSQIFDDAGFREAARRLMDVHATLVASGPVPELNLGGGWGIDYTEADSAFAPEDVADALATIIGEACAERGIPVPDIAVEPGRYIVGPPGVTLYRVGTIKPVTLETDDGGSATRTYVSVDGGMSDNIRPALYGADYTARLARTSDAPPVLSRVVGKHCESGDVVVDDEYLPGDVQRGDLLAVAATGAYCWALSSNYNHVGRPPVVAVADGAARILVRGETIDDLLARDTGVAAVPADGTGR